A genomic region of Vampirovibrio chlorellavorus contains the following coding sequences:
- a CDS encoding zinc metallopeptidase has protein sequence MFFHDPLYMVIMLVGGALVFLPQLWVKNTVARFSEVRTARGSSGQSVARRILDEHGLRDVPVEMVDGFLSDHYDPGQRVVRLSPEVYQGSSVASVAVAAHECGHAIQHVKGFYPVVVRSSLVPLANLGSQMGPILLMLAVFLGLGSKMGGMGFYVALAGVVLYGLAVAFHFVTLPVELDASGRALKVLQGNYYLNQDELSGAKKVLTAAAFTYVATALYALMELLYWVFRLLGSRRD, from the coding sequence ATGTTTTTTCACGACCCCTTGTACATGGTGATTATGTTGGTGGGTGGGGCCCTGGTATTCTTGCCCCAGCTTTGGGTTAAAAATACAGTGGCCCGATTTAGCGAAGTCAGAACGGCCCGTGGCAGTTCCGGGCAATCCGTGGCTCGCCGTATTCTGGATGAACACGGCTTGCGGGATGTGCCCGTGGAAATGGTGGACGGCTTTTTGAGTGATCACTACGATCCGGGCCAGCGGGTGGTGCGTCTCTCCCCGGAGGTGTATCAAGGATCTTCCGTGGCCAGTGTGGCCGTGGCCGCCCACGAATGCGGGCACGCCATTCAGCATGTCAAAGGCTTTTACCCGGTGGTGGTTCGCTCCAGTCTGGTGCCTCTGGCCAATTTGGGCAGTCAAATGGGGCCAATTCTGTTGATGTTGGCCGTGTTTTTGGGGCTGGGTTCCAAAATGGGCGGCATGGGCTTTTATGTGGCGCTGGCGGGCGTGGTCCTTTATGGCTTGGCGGTGGCCTTTCACTTTGTAACGCTTCCCGTGGAGCTGGATGCCAGCGGTCGGGCCCTGAAGGTGCTGCAGGGCAACTACTATCTCAATCAGGATGAGCTGTCCGGGGCCAAAAAAGTGCTGACGGCGGCGGCCTTTACCTACGTGGCCACGGCCCTGTATGCCCTGATGGAACTGCTGTACTGGGTGTTCCGCCTATTGGGCTCCAGGCGTGACTGA